The following are encoded together in the Humulus lupulus chromosome 5, drHumLupu1.1, whole genome shotgun sequence genome:
- the LOC133833909 gene encoding uncharacterized protein LOC133833909 has translation MGHYHKLKAMDMDLGEDYMVWLVMENIPSQFDAIRSSYNAQKEQWTVGEMSAILAKEEEDMRKGRARSISMVTNPNNPHKRKFTSNNSSDQKHPKKKANHPKGNGQASSSSTGHKNEFFKGKCNFCQCFGHKKADCRKLKAHLEKKGSDKPKKTE, from the exons ATGGGCCACTATCATAAACTTAAGGCCATGGAtatggaccttggtgaggattacatggtgtggttgGTGATGGAGAACATTCCATCTCAGTTTGATGCGATCAGATCAAGCTATAATGCTCAGAAAGAGCAATGGACTGTTGGGGAGATGtctgctattcttgccaaggaagaggaggacatgagaaaaggtagggcaagaagtatctccatggtgacgaacccaaacaatcctcacaagagaaagttcacttCCAACAACTCTAGTGACCAAAAGCATCCTAAGAAGAAAGCCAACCATCCTAAGGGAAATGGGCAAGCTAGCTCATCTTCAActggtcataagaatgagtttttcaaagggaagtgCAACTTTTGTCAATGCTTTGGGCATAAGAAAGCTGATTGTCGAAAGCTCAAAGCTCACTTAGAGAAGAAAG gcagtgaCAAACCGAAGAAGACCGAGTAG